Proteins co-encoded in one Hemitrygon akajei unplaced genomic scaffold, sHemAka1.3 Scf000080, whole genome shotgun sequence genomic window:
- the LOC140722561 gene encoding uncharacterized protein produces the protein SGKGFTQSSDLMAHQRVHTGERPFSCSVCGKRFTQSSHLQSHQRVHTGEKPFICSVCGKRFTRSSTLLVHQRVHTGEKPFTCSECGKRFTDSSTLQKHQRVHTGEKPFTCSECGKGFTQSSHLLEHQSVHTGEKPFTCTECGKRFNQSSNLQRHHRIHTGERPFTCSVCGKRFTNPSTLLSHQRVHTGEKPFTCSECGMGFTDSSTLQRHQRVHTGEKLFICSECGKGFTQSSNLQRHHRVHTGERPFTCSECGKGFTDSSTLQSHQRVHTGEKLFICSVCGKGFTRSSTLLVHQRVHTGEKPFTCSECGKRFTDSSTLQKHQRVHTGEKPFTCSECGKGFTQSSHLLEHQSVHTGEKPFTCSECGKRFAHSSNLHSHQRIHTGERPFTCSECGKGFTRSSQLLAHQQVHTGKWPFTCSECGKGFTESSTLLVHQRVHTGEKPFTCSVCGKRFTRSANLQRHQQVHTREKPFTCSVGGKGFTQSSQILEHKSVHSGE, from the coding sequence tctgggaaaggattcactcagtcatctgacctaatggcacaccagcgtgttcacactggggagaggccgttcagctgctcagtctgtgggaagagattcactcagtcatcccacctgcaaagtcatcagcgagttcacactggggagaagccgttcatctgctcagtctgtgggaagagattcactcggtcatccaccctactggtacatcagcgagttcacactggggagaaaccgttcacctgttcagaatgtgggaagagattcactgattcttccaccctacagaagcatcagcgagttcacactggggagaagccgttcacctgctcagaatgtgggaagggattcactcagtcatcccacctactggaacaccagtcagttcacactggggagaagccattcacctgcacagaatgtgggaagagattcaatcagtcatccaatctacagagacatcatcgaattcacactggagagcggccattcacctgctcagtctgtgggaagagattcactaatCCATCCACCcttctgagtcatcagcgagttcacactggagagaagccattcacctgctcagagtgtgggatgggattcactgactcttccaccctacagagacatcagcgagttcacactggggagaagctgttcatctgctcagagtgtgggaagggattcactcagtcatccaatctacagagacatcatcgagttcacactggtgagaggccattcacctgctcagagtgtgggaaaggattcactgactcttccaccctacagagtcaccagcgagttcacactggggagaagcttttcatctgctcagtctgtgggaagggattcactcggtcatccaccctactggtacatcagcgagttcacactggagagaaaccgttcacctgctcagaatgtgggaagagattcactgattcatccaccctacagaagcatcagcgagttcacactggggagaagccattcacctgctcagaatgtgggaagggattcactcagtcatcccacctactggaacaccagtcagttcacactggggagaagccgttcacctgctcagaatgtgggaagagattcgctcactcatccaacctacatagtcatcagcgaattcacactggagagaggccattcacctgctcagagtgtgggaagggattcactcggtcatctcaactactggcacaccagcaagttcacactgggaagtggcctttcacctgctcagaatgtgggaaaggattcactgagtcatccaccttactggtacatcagcgagttcacactggggagaagccgttcacctgctccgtctgtgggaagagattcactcggtcagccaacctacagagacatcagcaagttcacactagggagaagccgttcacctgctcagtcggtgggaaaggattcactcagtcatcccaaatactggaacacaagtcagttcatagtggggagtga